From Stigmatopora argus isolate UIUO_Sarg chromosome 14, RoL_Sarg_1.0, whole genome shotgun sequence, the proteins below share one genomic window:
- the foxk2b gene encoding forkhead box protein K2 isoform X2, which translates to MSSVGGSFGPVARLEGREFEYLMKKRSVTIGRNSSQGSVDVSMGHSSFISRRHLEIFTASDDGSGGGDFYLRCLGKNGVFVDGVFLRRGAAPLQLPPMCTFRFPSTNIKITFTALSSGRKTRREAPESPVKPVQPHFAPLTINIPDNLAHLMSPLPSPTGTISAANSCPSSPRGAGSSGYRMGGRMVSAAELQLISDNSQPENEKDASGEDSPKDDSKPPYSYAQLIVQAITLAQDKQLTLNGIYNHITKNYPYYRTADKGWQNSIRHNLSLNRYFIKVARSQEEPGKGSFWRIDPSSEGKLIEQAFRKRRPRGVPCFRTPHGPLSSRSAPASPSHSGVLSAHSSGVQTPDSLSREGSPVPMEMDTTSSVAPVAAATVAVVQPKLAVIQEARFAQNTPGSTVSNQPVLIALQGQLPQSMKPVTYTMASPVSAGSSQPIQTVQTVHVLQQIPTAVIAQPAALIAKSEPQENGERADGKVKVEAVPTITATSALGRIIQASAGTGPLQTVTILGQHQLPIKTITQNGNHGVTTAIQSSGPSVASPLHLLADHASASASLPTLKRTNGDQQAGDAGVPPDAKRVKTEDEARQADNGNS; encoded by the exons ATGTCCTCGGTAGGCGGCTCATTCGGGCCGGTGGCGCGGCTCGAGGGCCGTGAGTTCGAGTATCTGATGAAAAAGCGCTCGGTGACCATCGGCCGCAATTCGTCGCAAGGCTCCGTGGACGTCAGCATGGGCCATTCGAGTTTCATTTCACGGCGACACCTGGAAATTTTCACCGCCAGCGACGATGGGAGTGGCGGGGGAGACTTCTACCTTCGCTGCCTTGGGAAGAACGGGGTGTTCGTGGACGGGGTGTTCCTCCGCCGGGGAGCCGCTCCGCTGCAGCTACCGCCCAT GTGCACATTCCGTTTCCCCAGCACAAACATCAAGATCACCTTCACGGCACTGTCGAGCGGCAGAAAGACGAGGCGCGAAGCCCCCGAGTCTCCAGTCAAGCCGGTGCAGCCTCACTTTGCGCCGCTCACCATTAACATTCCCGACAACCTCGCCCACCTCATGAGTCCGTTGCCCTCGCCCACCGGTACCATCAG CGCTGCAAATTCGTGCCCGTCCAGCCCTCGGGGGGCCGGCTCGTCGGGGTACCGCATGGGAGGTCGCATGGTGAGCGCCGCTGAGCTGCAGCTGATCAGCGACAACTCTCAGCCCGAAAACGAAAAAGATGCGTCGGGAGAGGACAGTCCCAAG GACGACTCCAAGCCGCCGTACTCGTACGCTCAGCTGATCGTTCAGGCCATCACGCTGGCGCAGGACAAGCAGCTGACGCTCAACGGGATCTACAACCACATCACCAAGAACTACCCTTACTACAGAACCGCAGACAAGGGCTGGCAG AACTCCATCCGCCACAACCTGTCACTGAACCGCTACTTCATCAAGGTGGCACGCTCGCAGGAGGAGCCGGGAAAGGGTTCCTTCTGGAGGATAGACCCGTCCTCGGAGGGCAAGCTCATCGAGCAGGCTTTCAGGAAACGAAGGCCGCGTGGCGTCCCTTGCTTCAGGACCCCGCACGGACCCCTCTCCTCCAG GAGCGCCCCAGCCTCCCCCAGCCACTCGGGGGTTTTGTCGGCCCACTCCAGCGGCGTGCAAACCCCTGATAGTTTGTCCAGGGAGGGCTCCCCGGTCCCCATGGAGATGGACACCACCTCCTCCGTTGCCCccgtcgccgccgccaccgtGGCGGTGGTCCAACCCAAGCTGGCTGTGATCCAAGAAGCTCGCTTTGCACAGAACACACCAG GCTCAACAGTCAGCAACCAGCCAGTACTGATCGCCCTGCAGGGTCAGCTACCTCAAAGCATGAAGCCGGTCACATACACCATGGCGTCTCCGGTCAGCGCCGGCTCCTCTCAGCCGATCCAAACGGTGCAGACGGTCCACGTGCTGCAGCAGATCCCCACCGCCGTCATCGCGCAGCCGGCCGCTCTCATTGCCAAGAGCGAACCGCAGGAGAACGGAGAACGCGCCGACGGGAAAG TGAAAGTGGAGGCGGTGCCCACCATCACGGCCACGAGCGCGCTGGGTCGCATCATCCAGGCTTCGGCGGGGACCGGACCCCTGCAGACGGTCACTATTCTAGGCCAGCATCAGCTGCCCATCAAGACCATCACGCAGAATGGAAACCACGGCGTCACCACGGCCATACAGAGCAGCG GTCCATCTGTGGCCAGCCCACTTCACCTGCTCGCCGACCACGCCTCCGCCTCGGCGTCACTGCCCACCCTTAAGAGGACGAACGGTGACCAGCAGGCGGGCGATGCCGGCGTGCCGCCAGACGCCAAACGGGTCAAAACAGAAGATGAGGCAAGACAAGCGGACAACGGTAACAGCTAA
- the pirt gene encoding phosphoinositide-interacting protein, giving the protein MSDGPENIALGERTLSQSRDQLTPASRTESTVFSLSRSESLWTAEAAPPGRCRLFWFPIHFMSMGGGFLACGVIISSLDFDGHCRKVSNFLGPALLSIGLMVFVVGVVLIPITRDNLRRAAKKPLAFHRHPAFAV; this is encoded by the coding sequence ATGTCGGACGGCCCCGAGAACATCGCGCTGGGCGAGCGCACGCTGTCTCAGTCGCGCGACCAGCTGACGCCGGCCAGCCGCACGGAGAGCACCGTCTTCAGCCTGTCCCGCAGCGAGTCGCTGTGGACGGCCGAGGCGGCGCCGCCGGGCCGCTGCCGCCTCTTCTGGTTCCCCATCCACTTCATGTCCATGGGAGGCGGCTTCCTGGCTTGCGGCGTCATCATCAGCAGCCTCGACTTCGACGGCCACTGCCGCAAGGTCAGCAACTTCCTGGGCCCCGCCCTCCTCTCCATCGGACTTATGGTTTTCGTGGTGGGCGTGGTGCTCATCCCCATTACCAGGGACAATCTACGGCGTGCCGCCAAGAAGCCGCTCGCCTTCCACCGCCACCCCGCCTTCGCCGTCTGA
- the foxk2b gene encoding forkhead box protein K2 isoform X1 encodes MSSVGGSFGPVARLEGREFEYLMKKRSVTIGRNSSQGSVDVSMGHSSFISRRHLEIFTASDDGSGGGDFYLRCLGKNGVFVDGVFLRRGAAPLQLPPMCTFRFPSTNIKITFTALSSGRKTRREAPESPVKPVQPHFAPLTINIPDNLAHLMSPLPSPTGTISAANSCPSSPRGAGSSGYRMGGRMVSAAELQLISDNSQPENEKDASGEDSPKDDSKPPYSYAQLIVQAITLAQDKQLTLNGIYNHITKNYPYYRTADKGWQNSIRHNLSLNRYFIKVARSQEEPGKGSFWRIDPSSEGKLIEQAFRKRRPRGVPCFRTPHGPLSSRSAPASPSHSGVLSAHSSGVQTPDSLSREGSPVPMEMDTTSSVAPVAAATVAVVQPKLAVIQEARFAQNTPGSTVSNQPVLIALQGQLPQSMKPVTYTMASPVSAGSSQPIQTVQTVHVLQQIPTAVIAQPAALIAKSEPQENGERADGKVKVEAVPTITATSALGRIIQASAGTGPLQTVTILGQHQLPIKTITQNGNHGVTTAIQSSGVCGRLGPSVASPLHLLADHASASASLPTLKRTNGDQQAGDAGVPPDAKRVKTEDEARQADNGNS; translated from the exons ATGTCCTCGGTAGGCGGCTCATTCGGGCCGGTGGCGCGGCTCGAGGGCCGTGAGTTCGAGTATCTGATGAAAAAGCGCTCGGTGACCATCGGCCGCAATTCGTCGCAAGGCTCCGTGGACGTCAGCATGGGCCATTCGAGTTTCATTTCACGGCGACACCTGGAAATTTTCACCGCCAGCGACGATGGGAGTGGCGGGGGAGACTTCTACCTTCGCTGCCTTGGGAAGAACGGGGTGTTCGTGGACGGGGTGTTCCTCCGCCGGGGAGCCGCTCCGCTGCAGCTACCGCCCAT GTGCACATTCCGTTTCCCCAGCACAAACATCAAGATCACCTTCACGGCACTGTCGAGCGGCAGAAAGACGAGGCGCGAAGCCCCCGAGTCTCCAGTCAAGCCGGTGCAGCCTCACTTTGCGCCGCTCACCATTAACATTCCCGACAACCTCGCCCACCTCATGAGTCCGTTGCCCTCGCCCACCGGTACCATCAG CGCTGCAAATTCGTGCCCGTCCAGCCCTCGGGGGGCCGGCTCGTCGGGGTACCGCATGGGAGGTCGCATGGTGAGCGCCGCTGAGCTGCAGCTGATCAGCGACAACTCTCAGCCCGAAAACGAAAAAGATGCGTCGGGAGAGGACAGTCCCAAG GACGACTCCAAGCCGCCGTACTCGTACGCTCAGCTGATCGTTCAGGCCATCACGCTGGCGCAGGACAAGCAGCTGACGCTCAACGGGATCTACAACCACATCACCAAGAACTACCCTTACTACAGAACCGCAGACAAGGGCTGGCAG AACTCCATCCGCCACAACCTGTCACTGAACCGCTACTTCATCAAGGTGGCACGCTCGCAGGAGGAGCCGGGAAAGGGTTCCTTCTGGAGGATAGACCCGTCCTCGGAGGGCAAGCTCATCGAGCAGGCTTTCAGGAAACGAAGGCCGCGTGGCGTCCCTTGCTTCAGGACCCCGCACGGACCCCTCTCCTCCAG GAGCGCCCCAGCCTCCCCCAGCCACTCGGGGGTTTTGTCGGCCCACTCCAGCGGCGTGCAAACCCCTGATAGTTTGTCCAGGGAGGGCTCCCCGGTCCCCATGGAGATGGACACCACCTCCTCCGTTGCCCccgtcgccgccgccaccgtGGCGGTGGTCCAACCCAAGCTGGCTGTGATCCAAGAAGCTCGCTTTGCACAGAACACACCAG GCTCAACAGTCAGCAACCAGCCAGTACTGATCGCCCTGCAGGGTCAGCTACCTCAAAGCATGAAGCCGGTCACATACACCATGGCGTCTCCGGTCAGCGCCGGCTCCTCTCAGCCGATCCAAACGGTGCAGACGGTCCACGTGCTGCAGCAGATCCCCACCGCCGTCATCGCGCAGCCGGCCGCTCTCATTGCCAAGAGCGAACCGCAGGAGAACGGAGAACGCGCCGACGGGAAAG TGAAAGTGGAGGCGGTGCCCACCATCACGGCCACGAGCGCGCTGGGTCGCATCATCCAGGCTTCGGCGGGGACCGGACCCCTGCAGACGGTCACTATTCTAGGCCAGCATCAGCTGCCCATCAAGACCATCACGCAGAATGGAAACCACGGCGTCACCACGGCCATACAGAGCAGCG GTGTTTGTGGACGTTTAGGTCCATCTGTGGCCAGCCCACTTCACCTGCTCGCCGACCACGCCTCCGCCTCGGCGTCACTGCCCACCCTTAAGAGGACGAACGGTGACCAGCAGGCGGGCGATGCCGGCGTGCCGCCAGACGCCAAACGGGTCAAAACAGAAGATGAGGCAAGACAAGCGGACAACGGTAACAGCTAA
- the shisa6a gene encoding LOC100332354 homolog isoform X1 — protein sequence MKPLLPWLALLLLAGHAPADRRPGKAGGGSSGAPGLRHDTCLGYYDVSGQFDKEFGCNNTDHRFCCGSCFLRFCCADRAKRLEQKICTNYNTPDWIKTQPPSPAPTGDTYDPELDSTNTTVYISCGVVALVVAVGITAKVAYDKATKTPQEMNVHRALADILRQQGPVPISQYEHDNLDAILDGSPKDETPLRTSKNNYTPVHAKSSNHGHYGMEAIRGGGADMLVSSGFVTLGRGHLKAQHSMDDSAQLSWQNELDLPLSYGNHYHHDYQHSHVDLTALTPKLANRHARHERNPRSNNILTAATEPYDLSLSRSFQNLSHLPPSYEIALSADLSDMEVDDFYGRKHPNFTGRGHAHKPNADPPSSHHHHQHRQRPRRVQRAMSQDHVLSPPRTPRRGDYGNAAAVAYGGGRHPSEEMLLSADRLRSQDPLLSPAMNRDKFRQKAMARAMSHVDMLMPTTPVHERHRVGKMLSEPADVYDVRASAAKRQAFASRRTHTVDHLHFGTGLHHGTNEVTV from the exons ATGAAGCCCCTCCTGCCCTGGCTGGCGCTCCTGCTGCTGGCGGGCCACGCCCCCGCCGACAGGCGGCCGGGCAAAGCCGGCGGCGGGAGCTCCGGCGCCCCCGGCCTGCGGCACGACACGTGCCTGGGCTACTACGACGTGAGCGGGCAGTTCGACAAGGAGTTCGGCTGCAACAACACGGACCACCGCTTCTGCTGCGGCAGCTGCTTCCTGCGCTTCTGCTGCGCCGACCGCGCCAAGCGTCTGGAGCAGAAGATCTGCACCAACTACAACACGCCCGACTGGATCAAGACGCAACCCCCCTCGCCGGCCCCCACCGGCGACACCTACGACCCCGAGCTGGACAGCACCAACACCACCGTCTACATCAGCTGCGGCGTGGTGGCGCTGGTCGTGGCCGTGGGCATCACCGCCAAAGTGGCCTACGACAAGGCCACCAAGACCCCCCAGGAGATGAACGTGCACAG AGCTCTGGCGGACATCTTAAGGCAGCAGGGTCCCGTTCCCATTTCGCAGTACGAGCACGACAACCTGGACGCCATCTTGGACGGGTCGCCCAAAGACGAGACGCCGCTGCGCACCTCCAAGAACAACTACACGCCCGTGCACGCCAAGTCATCCAATCACG GTCATTACGGGATGGAGGCCATCCGCGGCGGAGGCGCCGACATGCTCGTCTCGTCCGGCTTTGTGACGCTCGGACGAGGACACCTCAAAG CGCAGCACTCCATGGACGATTCGGCGCAGCTGTCCTGGCAGAACGAGCTGGACCTTCCGCTCTCGTACG GTAACCACTATCACCATGACTACCAGCACAGCCACGTGGACCTGACGGCGCTCACGCCCAAGCTAG CAAACCGACACGCACGACACG AGCGCAATCCGCGCAGCAACAACATCTTGACGGCGGCCACCGAGCCGTACGACTTGTCGCTGTCCAGGTCCTTCCAGAACCTCAGCCACCTGCCGCCCTCCTACGAGATCGCGCTCTCGGCGGACTTGA GTGACATGGAAGTGGACGACTTTTACGGCAGGAAGCATCCCAATTTCACCGGCCGGGGCCACGCCCACAAGCCGAACGCCGACCCGCCGTCATCGCATCACCACCATCAACATCGTCAGCGTCCCCGCCGCGTCCAGCGCGCCATGTCTCAGGACCACGTCCTCTCCCCGCCGCGGACGCCTCGTCGCGGGGACTACGGCAACGCCGCCGCGGTAGCCTACGGCGGCGGCCGCCACCCGTCGGAGGAAATGCTGCTGTCGGCCGATCGGCTGCGCTCCCAGGATCCTTTGCTGTCTCCCGCCATGAACCGCGACAAGTTCCGGCAGAAAGCCATGGCCCGCGCCATGTCCCACGTCGACATGCTGATGCCGACCACGCCGGTCCACGAGCGCCACCGCGTAGGTAAAATGCTCTCGGAGCCCGCCGACGTTTACGACGTGCGCGCCAGCGCCGCCAAGAGGCAGGCCTTCGCCTCGCGCCGGACGCACACCGTGGACCACCTGCACTTCGGTACGGGACTCCATCACGGGACCAACGAGGTCACCGTTTGA
- the shisa6a gene encoding LOC100332354 homolog isoform X2: MKPLLPWLALLLLAGHAPADRRPGKAGGGSSGAPGLRHDTCLGYYDVSGQFDKEFGCNNTDHRFCCGSCFLRFCCADRAKRLEQKICTNYNTPDWIKTQPPSPAPTGDTYDPELDSTNTTVYISCGVVALVVAVGITAKVAYDKATKTPQEMNVHRALADILRQQGPVPISQYEHDNLDAILDGSPKDETPLRTSKNNYTPVHAKSSNHGHYGMEAIRGGGADMLVSSGFVTLGRGHLKAQHSMDDSAQLSWQNELDLPLSYGNHYHHDYQHSHVDLTALTPKLERNPRSNNILTAATEPYDLSLSRSFQNLSHLPPSYEIALSADLSDMEVDDFYGRKHPNFTGRGHAHKPNADPPSSHHHHQHRQRPRRVQRAMSQDHVLSPPRTPRRGDYGNAAAVAYGGGRHPSEEMLLSADRLRSQDPLLSPAMNRDKFRQKAMARAMSHVDMLMPTTPVHERHRVGKMLSEPADVYDVRASAAKRQAFASRRTHTVDHLHFGTGLHHGTNEVTV; this comes from the exons ATGAAGCCCCTCCTGCCCTGGCTGGCGCTCCTGCTGCTGGCGGGCCACGCCCCCGCCGACAGGCGGCCGGGCAAAGCCGGCGGCGGGAGCTCCGGCGCCCCCGGCCTGCGGCACGACACGTGCCTGGGCTACTACGACGTGAGCGGGCAGTTCGACAAGGAGTTCGGCTGCAACAACACGGACCACCGCTTCTGCTGCGGCAGCTGCTTCCTGCGCTTCTGCTGCGCCGACCGCGCCAAGCGTCTGGAGCAGAAGATCTGCACCAACTACAACACGCCCGACTGGATCAAGACGCAACCCCCCTCGCCGGCCCCCACCGGCGACACCTACGACCCCGAGCTGGACAGCACCAACACCACCGTCTACATCAGCTGCGGCGTGGTGGCGCTGGTCGTGGCCGTGGGCATCACCGCCAAAGTGGCCTACGACAAGGCCACCAAGACCCCCCAGGAGATGAACGTGCACAG AGCTCTGGCGGACATCTTAAGGCAGCAGGGTCCCGTTCCCATTTCGCAGTACGAGCACGACAACCTGGACGCCATCTTGGACGGGTCGCCCAAAGACGAGACGCCGCTGCGCACCTCCAAGAACAACTACACGCCCGTGCACGCCAAGTCATCCAATCACG GTCATTACGGGATGGAGGCCATCCGCGGCGGAGGCGCCGACATGCTCGTCTCGTCCGGCTTTGTGACGCTCGGACGAGGACACCTCAAAG CGCAGCACTCCATGGACGATTCGGCGCAGCTGTCCTGGCAGAACGAGCTGGACCTTCCGCTCTCGTACG GTAACCACTATCACCATGACTACCAGCACAGCCACGTGGACCTGACGGCGCTCACGCCCAAGCTAG AGCGCAATCCGCGCAGCAACAACATCTTGACGGCGGCCACCGAGCCGTACGACTTGTCGCTGTCCAGGTCCTTCCAGAACCTCAGCCACCTGCCGCCCTCCTACGAGATCGCGCTCTCGGCGGACTTGA GTGACATGGAAGTGGACGACTTTTACGGCAGGAAGCATCCCAATTTCACCGGCCGGGGCCACGCCCACAAGCCGAACGCCGACCCGCCGTCATCGCATCACCACCATCAACATCGTCAGCGTCCCCGCCGCGTCCAGCGCGCCATGTCTCAGGACCACGTCCTCTCCCCGCCGCGGACGCCTCGTCGCGGGGACTACGGCAACGCCGCCGCGGTAGCCTACGGCGGCGGCCGCCACCCGTCGGAGGAAATGCTGCTGTCGGCCGATCGGCTGCGCTCCCAGGATCCTTTGCTGTCTCCCGCCATGAACCGCGACAAGTTCCGGCAGAAAGCCATGGCCCGCGCCATGTCCCACGTCGACATGCTGATGCCGACCACGCCGGTCCACGAGCGCCACCGCGTAGGTAAAATGCTCTCGGAGCCCGCCGACGTTTACGACGTGCGCGCCAGCGCCGCCAAGAGGCAGGCCTTCGCCTCGCGCCGGACGCACACCGTGGACCACCTGCACTTCGGTACGGGACTCCATCACGGGACCAACGAGGTCACCGTTTGA